The following nucleotide sequence is from Streptomyces brevispora.
GGGCGCCAATGACGACCTCCAGTTCGGCCCGGTCATGACGGACTGCGTCGAGCGCTGGATCCTCTCCCAGGGCACGTGCGAGCCGAAGTACAACGGCGGCTGGCAGGCCCGGGTCGACGCACTCGTCCCCAAGGTCGAGAAGACCGTGGGCGACCTGCGGACCGTCATGTCGAACGCCGGATACGCCAACAACGACTACAAGCTCGTCGTCATGGGCTACCCGAGCCCGATCGGCCCGGACTTCGGTGACAACCCGAACTTCCCCGGCAAGCTTCCCGGTGGCTGCGCCGGATACGACTCCGACGCCGCCTGGGGTCGTAACACCGCCGTTCCCGCCTTCGAGCGCGGCATGCGCAAGGCCGCGTCCGACACGGGAGCCGTCTACCTGGACAACTCCCGGCTCTTCCACGGCCACGAGGTGTGCAGCGAGTCCACCTGGGCCCGCGGCCTCTTCATCGACCTGTCGCACTTCCCGCCGGACTCCAACTCCGTCCGGCAGTCCTTCCACCCGAACGCAGCCGGCCACGGCGCCTTCGCCTCCTGCCTGACCCAGATCTACAACTCGGGTCTGCGCGAGGCGAGCTGTGCCGACCCGGCGAGCACCGGAACGCCCGTGCTGCAGCCCGCGGCCTGGGACGACGTATTCAAGCCGATGCGCAACGAGGCCACCGGCACCTGTCTGGACGCCCCCGCCTCGGTCACCCGCAACAACACCGGAGCGACCGGCTGGGAGTGCCACGGCGGCCGCAACCAGGGCTGGTGGTACGACTCCGGCACGAAGACCGTCCGTACGGAGCTGAGCCACGACCGCTGCCTGGACGTACCGGGCGCCCACTACAAGGCCGGCGCCGCCCTCATCCTCTACAACTGCTCGGGCGCGGCCAACCAGCAGTTCGTCCGGCAGTCGGGCACCCTGCGCCCCGCCGCCTCGACGGGGCTGTGCGCGACACTGGCGGGCGCACATGACCCGCTGAGGCTCCAGACCTGCGACGGGAGCGCGAACCAGCGCTTCGCGTAGCAGCACGGGACCGGCTGTACGGGGAGCGGACCAGCGCTTCGCGTGACAGCCAGGACCGGCTGTACGGGGAGGGGCGCACGACGCGGCCCCTCCCCGTACTCCGTACCCCGGGGTCAGCCGGACGTCACGAACGCGCCCAGGATCGCCGCCAGGTGCCCCGGGTCGTCCGCCCCGCACAGTTCGCGCGCCGAGTGCATCGACAGCCCCGGTACCCCCACGTCCACGGTTGGGACACCCAGCCGGGCCGCGGTGAGCGGGCCGATCGAGGTACCGCACGGCATCGCGTTGTTGGAGACGAACGGCTGCCACGGGGCTCCCGCCCGCTCGCAGGCCGACGCGAACAGCGCGATGCCCGTCGAGTCGGTGGCGTAGCGCTGGTTGACGTTGACCTTGACGGTGGGGCCGCTGTTGGGCAGCGGGCGGTGGTCGGGGTCGTGCCGCTCCGCGTAGTTGGGGTGCACCGCGTGCGCCATGTCGGCCGAGACGCAGAAGGCACCGGCCAGGGCCCGCGACCAGTCCTCCGGGCTTCCGCCGCGTGCGGTGACCGAACGGCTCAGGACGCGCTCCAGCAGCGGGCTCTGCGCACCCGTGTCGGAACCGCTGCCGACCTCCTCGTGGTCGAAGGCCGCCAGGACGGGGATGTACGCGGGCTCCTCGGCGGCCGTCGCCGCACCGGCCAGGGCCGTGACGCCGGCGTGCACCGACACCAGGTTGTCCAGCCGGGAGGAGACCACGAACTCCCTTTCGGCGCCCAGGTATCCGGGCGGCTGGATGTCGTGGAGCATCAGGTCCCAGCCCAGCACCTCGTCCGGGTCGGCCTCCGCCGCCGCCGCGACCCGGCGCAGCAGCGCCCCCTCCTCGGCGGCGCCGAGCGACCAGACCGGGGCGATATGGCGCTGCCGGTCCAGCGCCAGGCCGTCGTTGACGGCCCGGTCCAGGTGGATGGCCAGCTGGGGCACCCGCAGCAGCGGTTCGTCGATCTGGACGAGCCGGGAGTCGGTCGTGCCGCCGGGGCCGCGGAGGGCGAGGCGGCCGGAGATGCCCAGATCGCGGTCGAGCCAGGTGTTGAGCGGGACTCCGCCGTAGATCTCCACCGCGATCTGACGCCAGCCCGCGGAGGAGGTGTCGGGGGTGGGCTTGATCCGCAGGTTCGGTGAGTCGGTGTGGGTGCCGACGATCCGGAAGGGCGTGTGCGCGGGCGTGCCCTCGGGGGCGTACCAGGCGATCAGCGCGCCGCCGCGGACGACGAAGCTGCCGCCCGTGGTGCCCGTCCAGTCGTCGGTGCCCCGCAGTTCACGGAAGCCGGCCTTCTCCAGCCGCTGGGCGGCGCTCGCGACGGCGTGGTACGGGGAGGGGCTGGCCTTGATGAAGGAGAGCAGATCGTCGACGTGGCTGCGGTGGTGGACCGGCGTCATGCGGTCTCCGCCTTTCCGGTGTTGGACGGTGAAGGTGTTCGGCCGTGCGGGTTCGGATGCTGGGGCTGTGGGGCTGTGGGGCTGCGCAGGTGTGAGGCTGAAGTGGCTGAAGTGGCTGGAGGGGCTTGCGGGGTGTCGGGCGGGGACGGTGCGGCCAGGGGCGCGCGGCGGCATCCGGACCGGGCGGTCGGGCGGTGTGGGGTCTCTCCCGCGACGCGGACAACTCACCGCACAGGCCCGGCACCCCGCAAGCCCGTCCGGCGGCCCGCTGCGCGAATGCGGCGGTGCGACGCCGCTACCCACGGCCGGTACGGACCTGCCCGGGACCCCGTCGTGCCCTCGGCCGGGCACCTGTGGGGCGACCGGCGTGCGCCTCGCCGCCCCCACCCGTGCCGCGGACCGCGCGCCGGAGTGGGTGCGGCGGCGCCGCACGCCCCTGCGCGGGATTGGCTGAATTCAGTCGTACGCGGGCCGTTCCGGCACTGGATCCGGTCATGCGTCCGGTCACGCGGACGGCGGGCCCGACGGCGTCCTGCGCAGGCCCGACACCCGGATCAGGTACACCGCGGCGACCACCAGAGCGGCACCGTGGGACCAGCCGACGACCGTCAGCGGGGTGTAGTGGTCGAGGGCGGCCGCGACGAGGATCATTCCGGCGCCGAAGCCGAGGTTCTCCACCGTGGCGGAGAGCCCGAAGGCGTGTGCGCGCGGCCCGGCCGGCAGGGTCTGCAGATGCGAGGTGTACGAGACCTCCGTGAGCCCGTCGGCGGCCCCCGCGACCAGGGCGATCGCGGCCGTGGCCACCAACGGGAACCCCGCGAAGGCCAGGATGAACGCCCCGGACATGAGGCAGGTGCCCCAGCCGAATCCCGCCGCACCGACGGACCGGCCGGTGCGGCGCGCGTACCGCTGGATCAGCTGCTGCGCCACGATGTTGCCGAGCGCCCACAGGCACCAGAAGGCGCTGACGAACACGGCGGGGCGCGAGGCGTCGAGCTCGCTGGAGTAGACCGGCAGCGCCGCGTTGTGCGAGGACGAGCCCAGCGCGTCCACGCCCCGCAGCGCCACCATCAGACCGAGACCGGGCGCGGCGGCCAGGGCGGCGAGCGCCACGGGCCTGCGCAGCCGGGCCGGCGCGGCGTCCGCAGCCGGTTCCGCACCGGGCACCACGTCCGGCTCCTCCCGGCCGCTGCCCGCACTCCTGCCCTCGCCGCCGCCCCTGCCGTTACCCTTGCCGCCGCCCGGGATGGGGAGCAGGGCCACCGTCACCGCGCAGACCGCGAAGGTGGCCGTGTCCACCACGAAGGCGGCCGTGTACCCGACGAGCGAGACGACGACACCCGCCGAAGCGAAACCGGCCACCATGGCCAGCGAACGACCGGTGATGGAGAGGGAGTTCGCCCAGGAGCGCCGGTCCTCGCCCACCATCTCGGGAATGGAGCTGCGCAGGGACACCATGAACAGCGTCCCGCAGGAGCCGACCACCACGGACACGGCGACCAGCGAGGCCGTCCGCAGCCCGTCCGGCGCGAGGACCAGCAGCACCATCGCCGACGCCTGCGCGATATTCGTCCAGAGCATCACGCTCTTCGCGGTGAAACGGGCGAGCAGACCGCCTGCCGTCAGCCCGGCGGCAAATCCGGAAGCCAGCCGCACCGCCATGAACAGCCCCATGGCGAGAGCCCGGCCCGTCGTCTCATAGACGAACAGATTGAGCGCCACCATATTCAGGAAGGTGCCGTACGAAGAGATGGCGTAGCCGGCCACCAGGAATCGATAACGCCGATCTCCGTGCAGCGAGTCGGCGGATTCGGCGTTCGGCCGGCTGAGGATGTCGTCGGTGCCGGGCGTCACCCGTTCATGGTCGCCGAACTGCCCGACTTCCCACCGTCATCCCGTATGTACAAAGGTAATCTGCATACTTGTGAAGGACGATCATTTCAGCCCACCGGCATGTGATTGCCACGAATCGCCGGTGGACAGCTCCGCGCGGGCCCGGCCCGTTCCGGAGCAACCGTGCGAGACGGCGCTCGCCGCCTATCGGCGCGCGCTGGTGGCGGGGGGCCTTCCGCAGGACGAGGTGGCCGGTTGTCTGCGGGATCTGCATCTGATGGTGGCGGACCGCGACTCACCGGGATTCATGATCCCCGTACCGCCGGAGGCGGCGTCGTACGCCGCGCTCGCCCCGCTCCAGGAGGCCATCCTGGACCGGCGCCGCACGCTGCGCGCCACCCGCGCCGCGCTCTCCGTCTTCGAGACCCTGTACGCGGATGTGCACCGGCTCGAACAGCCCGTGCTCACCCGGCTGTCCGGGGAGGCCGTCATCAGCAAGGCGCTGGACGCGGCGGTGGGCGGCTGCCGGGAGCAGGTGCGCACCGCGCACCCCGGGGGCGGTCGCCCCGCGCAGGTGCTCCAGGAGGCGCTGAACCGGGACCTGGGCAACCTGCGGCGGGGGATCCGGCAGCGGACGATCTACCAGCACACCGTCCGCTCGGACCGTACGACCCTCGCGTACATCGAGCAGGTGACCGCGGCGGGAGCGGAGATCAGGACGCTCGCCGAGGTGGTCGACCGGGTGATCGTGTTCGACGGGGACCTCGCGTTCGTCCCGTTCTCCGACGAACCGCACCACGCCCTGCGCGTCCAGCACCCGTCACTGGTGCGGTTCCTGGCCCGGGCCTTCGACGAGGCATGGGCCCGCTCGGTGCCGGTCCGCCCGGAACGGGCGCCGCTGCGCACCCCCGTCGTCACGTCCGATCTGCAACGCGCCATCCTGCAAGGGGTGGTCAACGGCGAGACCGACGCCTCGATAGCCCGGCGGATCGGGATGAGCCG
It contains:
- a CDS encoding LuxR C-terminal-related transcriptional regulator; this translates as MKDDHFSPPACDCHESPVDSSARARPVPEQPCETALAAYRRALVAGGLPQDEVAGCLRDLHLMVADRDSPGFMIPVPPEAASYAALAPLQEAILDRRRTLRATRAALSVFETLYADVHRLEQPVLTRLSGEAVISKALDAAVGGCREQVRTAHPGGGRPAQVLQEALNRDLGNLRRGIRQRTIYQHTVRSDRTTLAYIEQVTAAGAEIRTLAEVVDRVIVFDGDLAFVPFSDEPHHALRVQHPSLVRFLARAFDEAWARSVPVRPERAPLRTPVVTSDLQRAILQGVVNGETDASIARRIGMSRRSVAEHMRKVSEQLGSNSRAQLGYLVATSGLLDG
- a CDS encoding ricin-type beta-trefoil lectin domain protein, yielding MRRTRFRLRCTVAAVAATAAAVGGMTAAAGPAGAAQSGTTSTSSTALSPELEAIRAAEATQLYGSPAERPLADRKTGLISLGDSEISGEGVGTYEAGTNGPDNWCHRSPDSAIHRTGIPADETYNVSCSGAYTGNIVIGGSKQYADELVQSDNLAIKARNTRIKMIVLVAGANDDLQFGPVMTDCVERWILSQGTCEPKYNGGWQARVDALVPKVEKTVGDLRTVMSNAGYANNDYKLVVMGYPSPIGPDFGDNPNFPGKLPGGCAGYDSDAAWGRNTAVPAFERGMRKAASDTGAVYLDNSRLFHGHEVCSESTWARGLFIDLSHFPPDSNSVRQSFHPNAAGHGAFASCLTQIYNSGLREASCADPASTGTPVLQPAAWDDVFKPMRNEATGTCLDAPASVTRNNTGATGWECHGGRNQGWWYDSGTKTVRTELSHDRCLDVPGAHYKAGAALILYNCSGAANQQFVRQSGTLRPAASTGLCATLAGAHDPLRLQTCDGSANQRFA
- a CDS encoding M18 family aminopeptidase; the protein is MTPVHHRSHVDDLLSFIKASPSPYHAVASAAQRLEKAGFRELRGTDDWTGTTGGSFVVRGGALIAWYAPEGTPAHTPFRIVGTHTDSPNLRIKPTPDTSSAGWRQIAVEIYGGVPLNTWLDRDLGISGRLALRGPGGTTDSRLVQIDEPLLRVPQLAIHLDRAVNDGLALDRQRHIAPVWSLGAAEEGALLRRVAAAAEADPDEVLGWDLMLHDIQPPGYLGAEREFVVSSRLDNLVSVHAGVTALAGAATAAEEPAYIPVLAAFDHEEVGSGSDTGAQSPLLERVLSRSVTARGGSPEDWSRALAGAFCVSADMAHAVHPNYAERHDPDHRPLPNSGPTVKVNVNQRYATDSTGIALFASACERAGAPWQPFVSNNAMPCGTSIGPLTAARLGVPTVDVGVPGLSMHSARELCGADDPGHLAAILGAFVTSG
- a CDS encoding MFS transporter, with the translated sequence MAGYAISSYGTFLNMVALNLFVYETTGRALAMGLFMAVRLASGFAAGLTAGGLLARFTAKSVMLWTNIAQASAMVLLVLAPDGLRTASLVAVSVVVGSCGTLFMVSLRSSIPEMVGEDRRSWANSLSITGRSLAMVAGFASAGVVVSLVGYTAAFVVDTATFAVCAVTVALLPIPGGGKGNGRGGGEGRSAGSGREEPDVVPGAEPAADAAPARLRRPVALAALAAAPGLGLMVALRGVDALGSSSHNAALPVYSSELDASRPAVFVSAFWCLWALGNIVAQQLIQRYARRTGRSVGAAGFGWGTCLMSGAFILAFAGFPLVATAAIALVAGAADGLTEVSYTSHLQTLPAGPRAHAFGLSATVENLGFGAGMILVAAALDHYTPLTVVGWSHGAALVVAAVYLIRVSGLRRTPSGPPSA